One window of Camelina sativa cultivar DH55 chromosome 4, Cs, whole genome shotgun sequence genomic DNA carries:
- the LOC104779905 gene encoding bifunctional dihydrocamalexate synthase/camalexin synthase-like produces the protein MSVFLCFLFLAPLILIFLHVFKPSKLNLPPSPKKLPIIGNLHQRGKLHPRNRRNLAEKYGPVALLQYGNVPVVVISSKEAAEEVLKIHDSECCNRPETAGTKITFYNFKDIGLAPFGDEWTALRKLSVVELFSVKKLQSFRNIREEENDLCIKKLSEFATTRTPVNLERTLFTLIGNIVCRIGYGINLYECEFVDENRIMELVHKSEKVIRATAFSDFFPGRIGRLVDRISGQEKRLKNIFSEVDTFYQNILDEHLKPGRESSDIIDVMIDMKKKQEKDGDALKFTTDHLKGMISDILTAGVGGSAATVLWGITELIRNPKVMKKVQDEIRTKLGDEKERIKEEDLNQLHYFKLMVKELFRLHPSTPLLLPRQALSHFKVQGYDIPAKAQILVNVYAIGRDPNLWENADEFNPDRFLDSSIDYKGGNFEFIPFGSGRRICPGMTMGIILVELTLLNLLYFFNWGVPEKDVARENVTRDEDNLDFVQVLHP, from the exons atgtctgtcttcctctgtttcctcttccTTGCACCCCTTATCTTAATCTTCTTGCACGTTTTCAAACCTTCGAAATTGAACCTTCCTCCGAGTCCAAAGAAGCTTCCCATCATCGGAAACTTACACCAACGCGGAAAACTACATCCCAGGAACCGCCGTAACCTCGCCGAAAAGTATGGACCAGTGGCGCTTCTCCAATACGGAAACGTCCCCGTGGTCGTGATCTCTTCGAAAGAAGCAGCAGAGGAAGTTCTAAAGATCCACGATAGTGAGTGTTGTAATCGACCAGAGACGGCCGGGaccaaaataactttttacaacTTCAAAGACATCGGGTTGGCACCCTTCGGTGACGAGTGGACTGCGCTGCGGAAGCTCTCGGTGGTCGAGCTCTTCAGCGTGAAAAAGCTTCAATCTTTCAGGAATATcagagaggaagagaatgaCTTGTGTATCAAGAAACTCTCTGAGTTTGCTACGACACGAACTCCGGTGAATCTTGAGAGAACCCTTTTCACTTTAATCGGAAATATAGTGTGTCGGATCGGGTACGGGATAAATCTCTATGAGTGTGAGTTCGTTGATGAAAATAGAATCATGGAGCTTGTGCACAAGTCTGAAAAGGTCATAAGAGCTACTGCGTTTTCTGATTTCTTTCCGGGAAGAATCGGTAGGCTCGTCGACCGGATCTCCGGTCAGGAGAAGagattgaaaaatattttctcgGAAGTAGACACTTTCTATCAGAATATTCTTGACGAGCATCTTAAGCCTGGAAGAGAGAGCTCCGATATTATTGATGTGATGATcgatatgaagaagaagcaagagaaagATGGAGATGCTCTCAAGTTCACCACTGATCATCTCAAAGGAATGATCTCG GACATATTGACAGCAGGAGTTGGCGGAAGCGCTGCCACAGTGCTATGGGGAATAACCGAGCTGATCAGAAACCCTAAAGTGATGAAGAAAGTTCAAGACGAGATTCGGACAAAACTTGGGGACGAGAAGgagagaatcaaagaagaagatctaaaCCAACTTCACTACTTTAAGCTCATGGTCAAGGAGTTATTCAGGTTACATCCATCAACTCCACTCTTGCTCCCAAGACAAGCATTGTCTCATTTCAAGGTCCAGGGCTACGATATCCCCGCGAAAGCACAGATCCTAGTCAACGTTTATGCGATCGGTCGTGATCCAAATCTCTGGGAAAACGCAGATGAGTTTAACCCTGACAGGTTTCTCGACAGTTCCATTGATTACAAAGGAGGAAACTTCGAGTTTATACCGTTTGGATCTGGTAGGAGAATATGTCCAGGGATGACAATGGGAATCATACTTGTTGAGTTAACATTGTTGAATTTGCTTTACTTCTTCAATTGGGGAGTGCCggagaaggatgtagctagagAGAACGTCACCAGGGATGAAGATAATCTTGACTTCGTTCAAGTTCTTCACCCCTGA